In the Candidatus Poribacteria bacterium genome, one interval contains:
- the hflC gene encoding protease modulator HflC, producing the protein MRSKTVLIPLIVIVVLVVLIASGVFYTVYEGEQVVITEFGRPVGQPIVTAGLKIKTPFIQQVHRFEKRVLEWDGSPNQIPTKDKRFIWLDTTARWRIKDALKFYQALGTEQFAQSRLDDIIDSAARDLVTAQLLIEVVRDSNRVLSLDLEVLEGEEGQTGEPLEEIQIGRDRITRMILEKVQETVPQFGVELVDVQIKRINYVDEVRKKVFDQMISERQRISEKYKSEGQGEAADIMGQKQKELERIQSEAYKEAEQIKGDADAQAIQIYAEAHGQDPEFFAFIQTLETYRQTTNESTKLILTTDSDLYRYLKSSESLSR; encoded by the coding sequence ATGAGGTCGAAAACAGTTCTTATACCCTTGATTGTCATTGTGGTACTGGTGGTACTGATTGCGTCGGGTGTGTTTTATACTGTCTATGAAGGTGAACAGGTCGTTATTACCGAGTTCGGTCGTCCTGTTGGGCAACCGATCGTTACGGCTGGGTTAAAAATAAAAACGCCGTTTATTCAGCAGGTCCACCGCTTTGAAAAGCGGGTGCTCGAGTGGGACGGCTCCCCTAACCAGATTCCGACAAAGGACAAGCGGTTCATCTGGTTGGATACCACGGCGCGGTGGCGTATTAAAGACGCGCTGAAGTTCTATCAAGCACTCGGGACAGAACAGTTCGCACAATCTCGCTTGGATGACATTATTGATTCCGCAGCGCGGGATTTAGTGACAGCACAACTCTTGATTGAGGTCGTACGGGATTCAAATCGGGTCTTAAGCTTGGATCTCGAAGTCCTTGAAGGAGAGGAGGGCCAAACGGGTGAACCTTTGGAAGAGATTCAGATTGGTAGGGACCGGATTACACGCATGATCCTTGAGAAGGTACAGGAGACCGTTCCACAATTCGGCGTTGAACTCGTCGATGTTCAGATAAAACGAATTAACTATGTAGACGAGGTCCGCAAGAAAGTCTTTGACCAAATGATTTCGGAGCGTCAGCGGATCTCTGAGAAATACAAATCGGAGGGGCAAGGCGAAGCCGCTGACATCATGGGGCAGAAGCAGAAGGAGTTGGAGCGAATCCAATCTGAAGCGTATAAGGAAGCCGAGCAGATTAAGGGAGACGCAGACGCACAAGCCATCCAGATTTATGCCGAAGCGCACGGTCAGGATCCCGAGTTTTTCGCTTTTATCCAGACTCTTGAAACCTATCGCCAGACGACCAACGAGAGCACGAAACTCATCTTGACGACGGATAGCGACCTCTATCGGTATCTCAAAAGCAGTGAATCGCTCAGCCGTTGA
- a CDS encoding Gfo/Idh/MocA family oxidoreductase, producing MKIGIIGCGTISSAYFEGARRTDILEIKACADLRTEAAQAQAEKYNSHACTVDELLADDEIELIVNLTIPRAHVDVGLQVLEAGKHVYSEKPLGVDAESGKQLIDTAADKGLRVGSAPDTFLGAGIQTSRRTLDAGKIGKPIAGTAFMCGHGHESWHPNPAFYYDIGGGPMLDMGPYYVTALVNILGPVKRVAAITTKAFEERVATSEAVQGLRIPVKITTHLTGTLEFQNGAIITMIMSFDMWRHSLPCIEIYGETGSMTVPDPNGFRGPVNVCPAGGDWEEEEIPFPNNARMIGVIDMVSAIRSGRPHRANGTLAYHVLEVMCAFDKSSETREHVVIESTTERPDPIPTGLKEWQID from the coding sequence ATGAAAATCGGAATTATTGGTTGTGGCACGATTAGCAGTGCCTACTTTGAGGGCGCACGAAGAACCGACATCTTAGAAATCAAAGCCTGTGCCGACCTCCGAACGGAAGCCGCACAGGCACAAGCCGAGAAATACAACTCTCACGCATGCACCGTCGATGAATTGCTCGCAGATGATGAGATCGAACTCATCGTGAACCTCACGATTCCGAGAGCACACGTCGACGTCGGTTTACAAGTCTTAGAAGCCGGTAAACACGTCTATAGCGAGAAACCGCTCGGTGTGGACGCCGAAAGCGGAAAGCAATTGATTGACACCGCCGCAGACAAAGGACTCCGCGTCGGCTCTGCACCCGATACCTTCCTCGGCGCAGGCATCCAGACCTCGCGGCGGACACTGGATGCCGGGAAAATCGGCAAGCCTATCGCTGGTACGGCGTTCATGTGTGGTCACGGACACGAAAGTTGGCACCCGAACCCAGCATTTTACTACGATATCGGCGGCGGTCCGATGCTGGATATGGGCCCCTACTACGTGACCGCGCTCGTCAACATCCTCGGTCCCGTCAAACGCGTCGCTGCGATTACGACAAAAGCCTTTGAAGAACGCGTCGCTACGAGCGAAGCCGTGCAAGGCTTGCGTATCCCCGTCAAAATCACGACCCACCTCACCGGCACCCTCGAATTCCAGAACGGTGCAATTATCACGATGATTATGAGTTTCGACATGTGGCGGCACAGTCTCCCCTGCATCGAAATCTACGGCGAAACCGGCTCGATGACGGTCCCCGATCCGAACGGATTTAGGGGTCCCGTAAACGTCTGTCCCGCAGGCGGTGATTGGGAAGAAGAGGAAATCCCGTTCCCGAACAATGCCCGGATGATCGGTGTCATCGACATGGTATCCGCCATCCGTTCAGGACGTCCGCATCGCGCAAACGGCACCTTGGCATACCATGTGCTTGAGGTGATGTGCGCCTTCGATAAATCCTCCGAAACCCGTGAACACGTCGTCATCGAAAGCACGACGGAACGTCCCGATCCCATCCCAACCGGTTTGAAAGAATGGCAGATAGATTAA
- a CDS encoding NTP transferase domain-containing protein: MEIKTAIVLAAGLGRKVWPYGEFRQKCTIPVANTPIVRRVVENLIEVGCERIIVVVGHYAQQVRGVLADIPNVVFVTQNPIDGTASAVLSALTHVEDEPFLVVYGDIVTTPDTFRNLISEFRLHNVEAAALVQPLGNEDASDWLCSSIDTKAVAGKSVTKLTGIEGHPRGGSYRLCGVYALAPTAVPYLFKNPGIVTRVPVGGMPPPESEIAQSVQLMIDDDKEVLAVQTDGFLVDVDKPWHVLEANNRLVDYLATQVTEDQIAAGAKISDAAEINGNVVLGKNSVIGPRVVINGTLIAGANNNITNGAILHGNIYVGDQCRISDYCDVSSTAIGNRCIIGHGAEMAGVLFDKVYLYHYCEMSGVFGCATDIGAATVCGTLRFDDGDTPMRVEGRYEVPPYGANATYMGDYCRTGVNAIIMPGRRIGAYSVVGPGVILYDDVPSKTIIMAKQELVSKPWGPERYGW; this comes from the coding sequence ATGGAGATAAAAACGGCGATTGTCCTCGCCGCAGGATTAGGACGTAAGGTGTGGCCCTACGGGGAATTCCGACAGAAATGCACGATCCCTGTCGCTAACACCCCAATCGTTCGTCGAGTCGTAGAGAATTTGATTGAAGTCGGATGCGAACGGATCATCGTTGTCGTGGGGCACTACGCACAACAGGTACGGGGTGTCCTTGCCGATATACCGAACGTCGTTTTCGTTACACAAAACCCAATTGACGGCACTGCCAGCGCTGTGTTGAGCGCATTAACGCATGTCGAAGATGAACCGTTCCTCGTCGTTTACGGGGACATTGTAACCACACCCGATACCTTCCGTAACCTTATTAGCGAATTTCGTCTCCACAATGTGGAAGCGGCGGCACTCGTACAACCGCTCGGCAACGAAGACGCGAGCGACTGGCTCTGCAGCAGTATTGACACGAAAGCGGTAGCAGGCAAAAGCGTCACAAAACTCACCGGTATTGAGGGACATCCACGTGGGGGTTCATACCGGCTCTGTGGTGTTTACGCGCTTGCGCCGACAGCAGTCCCGTACCTCTTCAAGAACCCGGGAATCGTTACAAGGGTGCCCGTCGGTGGAATGCCACCCCCTGAATCTGAGATTGCGCAATCCGTGCAACTCATGATTGACGACGATAAAGAGGTGTTGGCGGTTCAGACAGACGGATTTCTCGTCGACGTTGATAAGCCGTGGCATGTCCTGGAAGCGAACAATCGGCTGGTGGATTATCTCGCCACACAGGTCACAGAAGACCAGATCGCCGCAGGTGCCAAAATCTCAGATGCCGCTGAAATTAATGGAAATGTCGTTTTAGGGAAAAACTCCGTCATTGGACCGCGCGTCGTTATCAACGGGACGCTCATCGCCGGTGCGAACAACAACATAACGAACGGTGCAATTTTACACGGAAATATCTACGTCGGAGATCAGTGCCGGATTAGCGATTACTGTGATGTCAGCAGCACTGCTATCGGCAATCGGTGTATTATCGGTCACGGTGCTGAGATGGCGGGGGTACTGTTCGATAAAGTCTATCTCTATCACTATTGTGAGATGTCCGGCGTTTTCGGATGTGCCACCGATATCGGTGCCGCGACGGTCTGCGGAACCCTCCGATTCGATGATGGAGACACGCCAATGCGGGTGGAAGGACGTTACGAAGTTCCGCCTTACGGCGCAAATGCAACATATATGGGAGACTACTGTCGCACGGGTGTCAATGCGATCATCATGCCGGGGCGGCGTATCGGCGCTTATAGCGTCGTCGGACCGGGCGTTATTTTATACGACGATGTCCCGAGCAAAACCATCATAATGGCGAAACAGGAATTGGTATCAAAACCGTGGGGACCGGAACGATACGGATGGTAA
- a CDS encoding Gfo/Idh/MocA family oxidoreductase yields MKIGIIGCGVISGAYFEGARKTDILEIKACADLRMEAAHAQAERYNCEARTVDELLADNEIELVVNLTIPRAHVDVGLQVLEASKHVYSEKPLGVDTGSGKQLIDTAAEKGLRVGSAPDTFLGAGIQTSRQTLDAGKIGRPIAGSAFMCGHGPEGWHPNPAFFYDIGGGPMLDMGPYYVTALVNLLGPVKRVAAITTKGFEERIATSEALNGMKIPVQITTHLTGTLEFENGTIVTAIMSFDMWRHGLPCIEIYGETGSMTVPDPNGFGGPVNVCPAGGDWEAQELPFPNNARMIGVIDMVSAIRSGRTHRANGTLAYHVLEVMLAFDKSSETGEHVLIESTTERPDPVPTGLKEWEID; encoded by the coding sequence ATGAAAATTGGAATTATTGGCTGTGGCGTCATCAGTGGTGCCTATTTTGAGGGCGCACGAAAGACCGACATCTTAGAAATCAAAGCCTGCGCGGATCTCCGAATGGAAGCCGCACACGCACAAGCCGAAAGATACAACTGCGAGGCACGCACCGTCGATGAATTGCTCGCAGATAATGAGATCGAACTCGTCGTGAATCTCACGATCCCGAGAGCACACGTAGATGTCGGCTTGCAAGTTTTAGAGGCAAGCAAGCACGTCTACAGCGAAAAACCGCTCGGCGTGGACACCGGAAGCGGAAAGCAACTTATTGATACTGCCGCTGAAAAAGGACTCCGTGTCGGATCGGCACCCGATACCTTTCTTGGTGCAGGCATCCAGACTTCTCGGCAAACACTGGATGCGGGGAAAATCGGTAGACCCATCGCTGGCAGTGCGTTCATGTGCGGACACGGACCCGAAGGCTGGCACCCGAACCCTGCTTTCTTCTACGATATCGGTGGTGGTCCGATGCTGGATATGGGACCTTACTACGTGACCGCACTCGTCAACCTTCTCGGTCCCGTCAAGCGCGTCGCCGCGATTACGACGAAGGGGTTTGAGGAGCGAATTGCGACGAGTGAAGCGTTAAATGGCATGAAAATCCCTGTCCAAATCACAACGCATCTCACAGGCACGCTGGAATTTGAAAATGGGACGATCGTCACGGCAATCATGAGCTTCGATATGTGGCGGCACGGTCTCCCCTGCATCGAAATCTACGGTGAGACCGGCTCGATGACGGTCCCCGATCCGAACGGATTTGGCGGTCCGGTGAATGTCTGTCCCGCAGGCGGCGATTGGGAAGCGCAGGAACTCCCGTTCCCGAATAACGCCCGAATGATCGGCGTCATCGACATGGTATCCGCCATTCGTTCAGGACGCACACACCGCGCAAACGGAACATTGGCATACCACGTGCTGGAGGTGATGCTGGCGTTCGATAAGTCCTCCGAAACGGGGGAACACGTTCTTATCGAAAGTACAACGGAACGTCCCGATCCCGTCCCAACCGGATTGAAGGAATGGGAGATAGATTAG
- the thiC gene encoding phosphomethylpyrimidine synthase ThiC, with translation MSAKTEGFFPSSKKVYVSGNSHSDIRVPFREITLTPTHVADGTVEENEPLRVYDTSGAWGDDSHACDVESGIPPVRQDWILGRGDVETYDGREIQPQDNGYLTKGHEQYARMRSESKGGLKNFPGLKRKPLRAKNGDAVTQMAYAKRGIVTPEMEYIAIRENLGRAQAYEAIDGDYRTRNRLNHQHPGETFGAYIPEYITPEFVRDEVARGRAIIPANINHPESEPMIIGRNFLVKINANIGNSAVASSIEEEVEKMRWATKWGTDTVMDLSTGKNIHETREWILRNSPVPIGTVPIYQALEKVGGKPEELSWEAYRDTLIEQAEQGVDYFTIHAGVRLPYIPLTANRSCGIVSRGGSIMAKWCLAHHQESFLYTHFSDICEIMRAYDVSFSLGDGLRPGAIADANDEAQFAELETLGELTKIAWDHDCQTMIEGPGHIPMHMIKENMDLQLKHCDEAPFYTLGPLTTDVAPGYDHITSGIGAAMIGWFGCAMLCYVTPKEHLGLPNRDDVKEGVITYKIAAHAADLAKGHPGAQERDNVLSKARFEFRWEDQFNLSLDPETAREYHDETLPSESAKTVHFCSMCGPHFCSMKITEDVRKYAQEKGITAEEALTEGMVEKSEEFKEQGHQLHITSDEKNEAAD, from the coding sequence ATGAGTGCTAAAACTGAAGGTTTCTTTCCGAGTAGTAAAAAAGTGTACGTCTCCGGTAATTCGCATTCCGATATCCGCGTCCCCTTCCGTGAAATCACGCTCACCCCGACACACGTCGCAGACGGAACGGTTGAGGAAAATGAACCGTTGCGCGTTTACGATACCAGCGGCGCGTGGGGCGACGATTCACACGCGTGTGACGTGGAATCCGGAATCCCGCCTGTGCGGCAAGACTGGATTCTCGGACGTGGCGACGTTGAAACCTATGACGGCAGAGAAATTCAGCCGCAGGATAACGGCTATCTCACCAAAGGGCATGAACAGTATGCCCGTATGCGATCGGAATCGAAAGGTGGATTGAAGAACTTCCCAGGTTTGAAACGGAAACCGCTGCGTGCCAAGAACGGGGACGCCGTCACACAGATGGCGTATGCGAAGCGCGGGATCGTGACACCTGAGATGGAATACATCGCCATCCGCGAGAATCTCGGCAGAGCGCAAGCCTACGAGGCGATCGACGGCGACTACCGGACACGGAATCGATTGAACCATCAACATCCCGGCGAGACGTTCGGGGCGTATATCCCTGAATACATTACGCCAGAATTCGTTCGCGACGAGGTCGCGCGGGGTCGAGCGATTATCCCTGCGAATATCAACCATCCCGAAAGCGAACCGATGATTATCGGCAGAAACTTCCTCGTGAAAATCAATGCGAACATCGGTAACTCCGCCGTCGCCTCCTCCATCGAGGAAGAGGTCGAAAAGATGCGGTGGGCGACGAAATGGGGAACCGATACGGTGATGGATCTCTCAACGGGTAAAAACATCCACGAAACACGGGAATGGATCCTTCGAAATTCGCCTGTTCCCATCGGCACCGTCCCGATCTATCAGGCACTTGAGAAGGTCGGTGGCAAACCGGAGGAACTCAGTTGGGAGGCGTATCGCGACACGCTCATCGAGCAAGCCGAACAAGGCGTCGACTACTTCACGATCCATGCCGGTGTGCGTCTCCCTTACATACCGCTGACAGCGAATCGATCCTGCGGTATCGTCTCGCGGGGTGGCAGCATCATGGCGAAATGGTGTCTCGCACACCATCAGGAGAGTTTCCTCTACACCCATTTCTCCGATATTTGTGAGATTATGCGTGCTTATGATGTCTCCTTCTCTCTTGGAGACGGCTTACGTCCCGGTGCGATTGCCGATGCGAACGATGAGGCACAATTCGCCGAGCTGGAAACACTCGGTGAACTCACAAAAATCGCCTGGGATCACGATTGTCAGACCATGATTGAGGGACCCGGACATATCCCGATGCACATGATTAAAGAGAACATGGACCTACAGCTGAAACATTGCGACGAGGCACCATTCTATACACTCGGTCCGTTGACGACGGATGTCGCCCCCGGCTACGATCACATCACAAGCGGTATCGGTGCCGCGATGATCGGGTGGTTTGGGTGCGCAATGCTCTGCTACGTGACCCCGAAGGAACACCTCGGCTTGCCGAACAGAGACGATGTGAAGGAAGGTGTTATCACCTATAAGATCGCCGCACACGCCGCTGACCTCGCCAAGGGGCATCCGGGTGCGCAGGAACGCGACAATGTGCTCTCGAAAGCGCGTTTCGAGTTCCGCTGGGAAGACCAATTCAATCTTAGCCTCGATCCAGAAACCGCCCGTGAATACCACGACGAGACCCTACCGAGTGAATCGGCAAAAACCGTCCATTTCTGCTCCATGTGTGGTCCGCACTTCTGCTCGATGAAAATCACGGAAGACGTCCGTAAATACGCACAGGAGAAAGGCATCACCGCTGAGGAAGCACTCACAGAGGGGATGGTCGAAAAGAGCGAGGAGTTCAAGGAACAGGGGCATCAACTCCACATCACATCCGACGAAAAGAATGAAGCGGCTGATTAG
- the hflK gene encoding FtsH protease activity modulator HflK — MQDLQELIERQPYTQLITPKRILFVILGVIVLGCLATSFYTVEADEIAVVLMFGKSVRQAEPGLHFKLPLGIERAISVPVRKVFKQEFGFRTLRAGVRTQYDTRDYADESLLLTGDLSIADVEWVVQYKIKDPKMFLFSVRNPQQALRDLSESVMSRVVGDRTVTEVLTVGRIEIAAEVEQHLQELLDLYQTGLDVATVTLQDVNPPEAVKSAFNAVNEAKQEKERLINEAWRDYNQSVPKANGVAAQKISEAQGYALKRVNEAQGDADRFKAIRSEYQKAKTVTRRRLYLEAMREVLPQVKEIYIIDGNANAPIPLLQLKE; from the coding sequence GTGCAAGACCTTCAGGAGTTGATTGAAAGGCAACCCTACACGCAGCTTATCACGCCGAAGCGGATTTTATTCGTGATTCTCGGTGTGATCGTGTTAGGGTGCTTAGCGACGAGTTTCTATACGGTTGAGGCGGACGAAATTGCGGTCGTGCTGATGTTCGGTAAATCCGTCCGACAAGCGGAGCCGGGACTCCACTTCAAGTTACCGCTCGGGATTGAGAGAGCCATCAGTGTGCCTGTCCGAAAAGTTTTTAAACAGGAATTCGGGTTTCGGACGCTGAGAGCCGGTGTTCGGACGCAGTATGATACCCGGGATTACGCCGATGAGTCGTTGCTGCTGACGGGTGACCTGAGTATAGCGGATGTCGAATGGGTCGTTCAGTATAAAATCAAGGATCCGAAGATGTTCCTGTTCTCTGTCCGAAATCCGCAGCAGGCGTTGCGCGACCTTTCAGAATCCGTGATGAGCCGGGTCGTCGGTGATCGGACTGTCACCGAAGTGTTGACTGTCGGTCGTATTGAAATCGCAGCGGAAGTTGAACAACATCTACAGGAACTGTTGGACCTGTATCAAACGGGGTTGGATGTGGCAACGGTGACCTTGCAGGACGTGAATCCGCCAGAGGCCGTGAAGTCCGCCTTTAACGCCGTTAACGAGGCGAAACAGGAGAAAGAGCGGTTAATCAACGAGGCGTGGCGCGACTACAACCAATCCGTCCCGAAAGCCAACGGTGTGGCGGCACAAAAAATTTCGGAGGCACAGGGTTACGCGCTGAAACGGGTGAACGAAGCACAAGGTGATGCGGATCGGTTCAAGGCGATTCGCTCGGAGTATCAGAAGGCGAAAACAGTTACTCGTCGCCGACTCTATCTCGAAGCGATGCGAGAGGTGTTGCCACAGGTAAAAGAGATTTATATCATTGACGGTAACGCCAACGCACCTATCCCACTTCTGCAACTGAAAGAATAA
- a CDS encoding discoidin domain-containing protein has protein sequence MKIMMVLAGFVLMIAYAVIGTGNMAQAEEVLGTGTSSLLGGDLTDPEDDGEPESDDGYNATFSANDEPGFGGGEFAFNVFDNRLGPSNDKWCCGRGGGIPEEGLHVTAEFEEPYALTHFTVSSANDVPARDPTVWEIQGSNDGEDFTTIYSHDGESFWDQRLQVVLFEAGEDFEVQETGYRFFRHVTFDTASNPAGAYFQIGEIEYFGDANLTAVDAKAKLTTTWGRIKNAR, from the coding sequence ATGAAAATTATGATGGTATTAGCAGGATTTGTGTTGATGATAGCCTATGCTGTTATCGGCACAGGCAACATGGCACAGGCGGAGGAAGTCTTGGGAACGGGAACGAGTTCACTGTTAGGAGGAGACCTAACCGACCCAGAAGACGATGGTGAACCTGAATCAGATGACGGTTACAACGCCACTTTCTCAGCCAACGATGAACCCGGATTCGGGGGCGGTGAATTTGCGTTTAACGTCTTCGATAACCGCCTTGGTCCCAGCAATGACAAATGGTGCTGCGGACGTGGAGGCGGCATTCCGGAGGAAGGTCTACACGTGACAGCTGAATTTGAGGAGCCGTATGCATTGACACACTTCACCGTATCTTCAGCGAACGATGTTCCTGCAAGGGATCCTACGGTGTGGGAGATTCAGGGGTCGAACGACGGCGAAGATTTTACGACTATCTATTCTCACGACGGGGAAAGCTTTTGGGATCAGCGACTGCAAGTCGTCCTTTTTGAGGCAGGCGAAGATTTCGAGGTTCAAGAAACTGGGTATCGGTTTTTTCGGCATGTTACTTTCGACACCGCATCGAACCCGGCTGGGGCGTACTTTCAAATCGGCGAAATTGAGTACTTCGGCGATGCGAATCTTACCGCCGTAGACGCTAAAGCCAAGCTTACAACCACATGGGGACGCATCAAAAACGCCCGATAG
- the bioD gene encoding dethiobiotin synthase, producing the protein MAQNIFITGTGTEIGKTVIAGGLAASLKHAGTNVGVMKPISAGDTADAQFLKHAAQVDDELVSINPIHLRHPLAPSVAARIENREIDLPCIETAFTALQQKYEVVIVEGVGGIAVPLRDDFLVAHLIHQLRLPILIVAQAGLGTVNHTLLTVAFAQQFGLQIAGIVLNTHAPEVAGLAEATNPVEIEKLTDIPVIGVVPYEKRLDTAHPDPAFLADFMNQHIAWRKLGIF; encoded by the coding sequence ATGGCACAAAACATCTTTATTACAGGCACAGGAACGGAAATCGGGAAGACAGTGATTGCCGGTGGGTTGGCAGCCTCACTCAAACACGCCGGGACAAACGTCGGAGTGATGAAACCGATCAGCGCAGGCGACACGGCTGACGCCCAATTCCTCAAGCACGCCGCACAAGTTGACGATGAACTCGTCTCGATTAACCCCATTCACCTTCGACATCCATTGGCACCGTCCGTGGCGGCGAGAATAGAAAACAGAGAGATCGATCTGCCGTGCATTGAAACCGCCTTCACAGCACTCCAACAGAAATACGAGGTCGTGATCGTCGAAGGTGTCGGCGGCATCGCCGTCCCACTCCGAGACGACTTTCTGGTGGCGCATCTCATCCACCAATTGCGATTACCGATCCTCATCGTCGCACAGGCAGGTTTGGGAACAGTGAACCATACGCTCTTAACAGTCGCCTTCGCGCAGCAGTTCGGACTCCAGATCGCCGGCATCGTTCTGAACACGCACGCCCCAGAGGTAGCAGGACTCGCCGAAGCGACAAACCCCGTTGAAATTGAGAAACTGACCGATATTCCCGTGATTGGCGTTGTCCCTTACGAGAAACGACTGGATACCGCCCATCCCGATCCAGCGTTTTTAGCGGACTTTATGAATCAACACATCGCATGGCGAAAATTAGGAATATTTTAA
- a CDS encoding DUF84 family protein: MMKVLVGSENPVKIQSVRKGFLTFFEHIEVEGVAVDAGVPHQPTNDETFEGAKNRAENVKRINDQQNRGATFFVGIEGGVLQLQDRWFSVNVVYILDQQNRDSFATTGLYELPSALSKELLVKKDLGYAIAALADDNFAARERGTVAFLTNGKIDRFQNQVQGVTLALIPFLNDNLYFSRS; this comes from the coding sequence ATGATGAAGGTCTTGGTCGGTTCTGAAAATCCGGTGAAAATTCAGAGCGTGCGGAAAGGTTTTTTAACATTTTTTGAACACATCGAGGTCGAAGGGGTCGCTGTGGATGCAGGTGTTCCGCATCAACCTACGAATGATGAGACGTTTGAGGGTGCCAAAAATCGTGCTGAGAATGTCAAACGCATAAATGATCAACAGAACCGCGGCGCGACATTTTTTGTCGGAATTGAAGGCGGCGTTCTTCAATTGCAGGATAGGTGGTTCAGTGTGAATGTCGTTTATATTTTAGATCAACAGAATCGAGACAGTTTTGCCACAACGGGGCTTTATGAATTGCCCAGTGCGTTATCGAAAGAGCTTTTGGTGAAAAAAGATTTAGGGTATGCGATTGCGGCACTTGCCGATGATAACTTCGCTGCGCGCGAGCGTGGCACGGTTGCATTTCTGACAAATGGTAAAATTGATCGGTTCCAAAATCAGGTCCAAGGCGTAACTTTAGCATTAATCCCTTTTCTTAATGACAACCTTTATTTTTCCCGTTCCTGA